Within Synechococcus sp. NB0720_010, the genomic segment GCGAAGTCATGCAGAAAAGCAAAGCCCTTGAAGCTGTGGCGGCTATCGGCCAGGAGCGCTCCGGTGCTGGAGAACTCCATCAGCCGAATCGTGCTGCGGGGACCGGCCTTCACGCCAAAGGTCACCATCCGAGGCTCGCCATGGTGGCCTGGGTCAAAGCGGGGATGGGCACTGAAGGCCTCACCGGGCTTGAGCAACCCATCCAGCCGGCTTAGGCCGCGGGTTTCCAGGGTCTCAGGGTCCAGCGCATGGGGTTCGGCTGCCTCCCACAGAGCCAATAGCTGATCCCCCAGCCGCACCACATGGGTGTTGCCGATGTTTTTCAGACGCAGGTCAAAGGCATTGGCGGCAATGCCGCCGGGCTTCTGGGTGCCAAAGACACCTCGGTAGAGGAATTTGTCCGCCTGCTCCTCGGCCTCAAAGCCCTCGGTGCGCACAAAGCGATTGCGCAGCTGGACCTGACCTCCCTCAAACCGCAGGGCGGTGATCATGCCGTCCCCGTCAAAGGGGTGATGCACCCACTGACCACCCCGCTCCAACCGACCGGGACCATTCCGATACAAGGTGCCCTCGAGCTCAGCTGGAATCGCGCCCCGGGCTGCGGTCAGCGCGACGCCATCAAGCTCGACGCCAACATTGCGGAAGGCGCTGGCCCAATCGGAGCGGTCGTAGCCGAGAGCGGGGGCGACGGTCATGGGCAAAGACGCTGAGCGACGCCGCCATCATCGCGTAACGGAGTGTTAAGCGGGCCTAGGCGCCCGCGCGCTCCAGCACGCCCTTGCTGCTGGGCACCGCTCCGGCGCGGCGCGGATCCACCTCCGTGGCCTGGCGCAGCGCCCTTGCAAACGCCTTGAAGCAGGCCTCAACGATGTGGTGTGAATTCACCCCATCCAGCTGCCGGATGTGCAGGGTGAGGCCGGAGTTATTCACCACGGCCACAAAGAACTCTTTAACCAGCTCGGTGTCGTAGCTGCCGATCTTCTGAGCGGGGATCTGCAGGCCAAAGCTCAGGTGCGGGCGGCCGCTGCAATCGAGGGCCACCTGCACCAAGGCCTCATCCAGGGGCGCCACAAAGTGACCGAAGCGATGAATCCCACGCCGGTCACCGAGGGCCTTGGCCAGGGCCTGACCCACGGCGATCCCCACGTCCTCATTGGTGTGGTGATCGTCGATGTGGGTGTCACCCACGGCATTGATCTCCAGATCCACCAGCCCGTGGCTGCTGATCTGATGAAGCATGTGATCGAGGAAGGGCACGCCCGTGCTGGCGCTGCACTGGCCCGTGCCATCGAGGTTCAACTTGACGCGCACATCGGTTTCACCGGTGACGCGATGGATCTCGCCCGTGCGCATGGTCATGCCCTCCTCAGCTCAGTCTGCCGCTCACATGCCGGTGATGCAGTACCCGGCGTCGACATAGATGGTCTGGCCGGTGATGCCGGAGGCCAGGTTGCTGGCGAGGAAAGCCGCGGTCCCGC encodes:
- the hisB gene encoding imidazoleglycerol-phosphate dehydratase HisB; this translates as MTMRTGEIHRVTGETDVRVKLNLDGTGQCSASTGVPFLDHMLHQISSHGLVDLEINAVGDTHIDDHHTNEDVGIAVGQALAKALGDRRGIHRFGHFVAPLDEALVQVALDCSGRPHLSFGLQIPAQKIGSYDTELVKEFFVAVVNNSGLTLHIRQLDGVNSHHIVEACFKAFARALRQATEVDPRRAGAVPSSKGVLERAGA